The Ketobacter alkanivorans genome includes the window TGAGGTAGGCGGTGGGAATGTTGTGCTGGCGTGCCCGTCTCAGGTGGCGACCCTGTTCGCTGATGACCTCATAGCCGCTTGCGGGATCGATCCGCTGATCCAGCAAGGCGGTTTCGATGTCGCCCACGTCTCCTTCGCTGTTGGCAAAGCTCTGTTGGTTGCTGTACTGGGCAATGGCAGCCAGGGAGGTGCCTTTCGCCTGCAGTTTGGCGCTGTCGTTTTCCAGAGATTCTATGTAGGGGAAATCCAGCTGCTTTTCTGAGTACAGCATGTGCAGATTGGCGCTTTGATCTGCGCCGTTCAGTTTGTAGGGCACCCATACTTCGCTGAGCCAGTGGCCGTCTGCTTCCCGCTTGTTGGCCTGACCCAGATCGCCATTCCAGTTACGACGAAAGAAGTCGACGTTGATGTCTCGCAGGGTCTGGTTTTGGCCCACTTCCAGTTCTCGCCACAGTTTGCTGTTCCAGAACACGTAGACGTAACCGGGTTTGAGCAGGTCAGTTTGTTCCCGCTTGCGTGCTTTGTTGATGTAACCTAATGGGCGTACGGGGATGATTACGGTATCCCATTCGGCTTTGCTGGTTTGTTCGTCGCTGGTGGGTTGGCCGCTGACCAGAGGCAGTCGGATGGGGCTGGCGGGGCCGCTGGTGGCGATGATCAGGGTGAGGTCTCGGGGCGCATTGGGAAGGCGTTTGAATTCCACCAGGCTGCGGTGTTTGGCGTGATGATCCAGGCGTACACTTTGTGTTTGCTGACGCTCCCCGGTTTGGCTGCCTCCGTTTAACGCGTTGATCTCCAGGCGCTGCTTGTGACAGCGGGCGCGGCCAGCTATTTCTATGCAAATTTTATGATGGGTTGCATCGTCGGTCGATGTGGTGTTGCGATCGGTAACAGCTCCGCCACCGGTTGCTGGTGTGTCAATTCCTGGGCTTTGAGCCAACATGCTGCTGAGTACGCTGCTGCCTTCATCCACCCCCATCATTTGGCGCATGACTGGGTTGCTGAACAGTTGGGAATGGGCTCGTTCTGCCCGGTAAGCAGACGTGCCTGTGGGGGCTTTGGCCGCGCCACCCCCGCTGGCTGTGGTGCCTTTTTGTATTAACAACTGGCCTTTTTCCAGTTGCTCCAGCAGCAGATCCTTGGGCTGCTGATTACCGGCGAGGCTCAGGTAGCGCTTCAGTTCTGGCAGCTGTGCCTCGTTCTGTTCCAGCAGTTTGCCGATAAAGCGTTCAATGTCATGGCGTTGGCGCAGGGGCAGTTTCCATTGATGCACGACTTCGCCTCCCTGGCTGGGATTCACCAGATCGTAAAGTTGGCTATCGACGGAAAAGCGGAACGGCATGCACAGAGCCCCATTATGGTGTGTATGCTTTTATAGACTGAAGTGGGGCAAAAATTTAGCGAGTGGAAAGGTTCAGCCCGTGTGTCGTTTGCGATACTCGCCGGGGGTTTCCCCTGTCCAGCGTTTGAAGGCTTTGGTAAACGGGCTTTGTTCGGAAAACCCCAGTAAAAAGGCAACATCCACCAGCGCCATGTCGGGATCATCCAGATAGTGGCGCGCCAGCTCAGCCCGGGTGTTATCCAACAGCTGTCGAAAACTGGTGCCAGACTGCTCCAGTTGATGTTGCAGGGAGCGGGTAGGCGTGTTCAGGCCGTTGGCGACGCTGTCCAGGGTGCAGCGGCCGTGGGACAACTGTTGCACTATGATGCCCCGCACGGTCTGTTGATATTCGTCGGGGCGCTTCAGATCCTGTATCTGCTGGATTACCTGCGACACCAGTAATTGATGGCTTTCGGGATCGTGGTAGGTGATGGGCAGTTGCAGGTAATCTTTGGGAAATCGTAATTGCGTTATCGGTTGATCAAAGCGCACGCGCCCACCAAACAGGTGTTGATACTGGGTTATATCCCGCGGGGGCGGGCAGGAGAATTCGACGTCGGCTATCAGATCACTGCGACCAGTGTGGCGCTGTGCGAACACCACCCAGCTGGCAACGGAAATTTGCATCAGGGCCGGGTGTAGATCGGGGATACGGGGTATCCACTGCAGTGCGATTTGGTCACCATCGGCCAACAGCTTGGCATCGTTAGCGTCATCAATCAGACGCTCATAGCGGATCAAGATGGCGGCAACCTCCGCCAGGTTCTTGCAGGTCATGGCGGCGTAGGCAAACACTCCCCAGTGTTTGGGGATTATGGATTGGGCGAGCTTGAGTGGCAGATGTTCGTCATCGGTGACGGCGATGGCTTTGGCCAATAGATCGCTCCACAGTGGTACAGGAATTCGCTCACTGAGGCAGTCATCATCCAGGCGTTGTTGCAGTTCCGGAGAAAACACCGACGCGGTGGCCAGGTCATGATCTTCCAAGTAGTCCAACAGTGCTCGGACATAGCCTACGCGAACTGTGCCGGTGACCGCGCTTTCCATTTTGCTTCCTTTTTATTATTTGTACGCACAATGGGTGGCCATATTTAACATGATTTGGCCGTAAAGGATAGCAAAGCATACCTCTAATATGATGGGTTTTGTACTGCTGATGGCGTTGCGCTGTTGGTCTATCGGACTTGGTTTTCGTCAATACGTTCTTCGGCTATTGGTCTACAGTGCGGATGATCATTCAGCACAAAAACAATAACTAAGAGGGTAGGCCGGTGTATATGTTAAAGGGTCGTATGGCGATAGTGGTATTGGGGGCCTTGCTGTTATCCGCCTGTGGGAGTGACTCAGAAGACTCCCCTCTGAACTCGCAGGCTTCGTTGGAGCGTGATGTATCCCTGCAGCAGGAGACTGAGCAGTTTGAAGCAGTAGCCGATGCCGAGTTTAATACGGCACTCTACCATCGTGCTGCCGATTATCCTCGGGTCTACATTGCCCCTATGAGCTATATACCTATATCGTCAGGTCAGCAATTAGGCATGCGCCTGACGCTGCCCGCCGATGAGCAAGGTGAGCCCTTGCCTGGGCCGTTCCCGGTGATTCTGGTGCAAAGTGGTTACAACATTGGTTTGATGTCGATTGCAGCGGCACCCGGTGGGGTGTTGCTTGGCATACCGGATTCGTATTTGGTGCGCCGGGGTTATGCCATGGTGTCGGTGGACGTGATCGGTGGTGGCATCTCCCAAGGGGGATGGGAGCTGTTTGGTGCCAAAGAGCAGGTCGGTTATGGCGATACCGTGGATTGGGTGAAGGCGCAACCCTGGAGCAATGGCAACATCGGTGTGGCGGGTGCTTCTTATATGGGGATTACCTCGCTGTTTACCGCGCAACAGCGGCCCGATGATATTAAAGCAGTGTTTGCCAGCGTGCCGCTGGGGGATGCCAAGCGTGGCATCGTGGGCACGGGCGGGCTGCTGAATGGGGTGTTTATGGGGGAATGGATGACGCTGACCCATTTGACCTCCACACAAAATGTGCCGCTGATGTTAATGCAGCCTGCGCTGATGCCGCAGGTTATGGCGGCCACGCAAGAACATATCGATCATATGGACGATTACTATCTGCCGTTGATTGAAAAAGCGATCACCGGCGACCCCGAGCTGGCCTACGACAGCCCGTTCTGGCGGGTGCGTTCACCGTTGGAGAATATGGATCGAATTAAAGCGCCTACGATCATCACCGGGGCGTTGAATGATCTGTTTCAACGGGATGCACCTTTGCTGTACGAAAGTCTTAAAGATCGTGTCGATGCGCGCTTGATGTTGTTCGACGGTGATCACCTCAGTAATTTTGCGCAGGCTATTCCAGGTACCGATAAAAGCAGCCCGGTGTTGCATGTGATGCTGCAATGGTTTGATAAACACCTGAAAGGGCTCGACTCCGGTACTGAATCTATCCCCCCCGTTACTCAATATGTAAAGCACTACAAACAAGGTAATTGGCAGGGCTTTATTACGGCGCAGGATTGGCCTCACCCCGCTGCTGAACCCCAGCGCTGGTACTTACATGGTGATGGTGCGATGTCGCAACAAATGCCGTTTATGGAAGAACAAACCCGCACCATGGAGGCCGCCCCCTTTGCAGATTACGAATACGGCAAAAGCGACGATGGCGGTTTTCTGAAATTGCACATTACGCCCAATGATGGCTCTGAGTGCTCGCTGAGCTATGTGCAGTGGACGCTGGGCGTAGCGGGGTTGACCGCGATAAAACCCTGTTTTTGGGATCATCGCAAGCTGGAAGCCAATGCGTTGAATTATGAGACGGCAGTGATGGCGGAAGACTATGTTATCGCCGGGCCCATACAGGCGGATCTGTGGGTCTCCAGCACCGCACATGATGCGGTGGTATCGGTGCGGGTTGAAGAGGTGTTGCCTGGTGGACGAGTTGTGCCCATTACCAACGGTTTGCTGCTGGCGTCTATGCGTGCGGTGGATGAAAGCCGTTCCCGTTATGTATTGGGCGAGATGGTGCAGCCCTATCATTTCTTAACTCAAGAAAGTGAGCAGTTATTAACGCCGGGTGATGTGGTGAAAATGCAAGTGGAAGTGTTTCCCACCAGTGCGATGATTCGCGCAGGCAGTCGTCTGAGGGTGTCGATCAGCCCCAGCAATCAGGCTCAGGGAGTGCTTAATTTAGTGCAGCGTGAGAATGTGGTGGGTGGTGTTACCAGCCTGCATCACGGCCCCCAATACCCTTCTAGCTTGGCCGTGTTGTCGGTGCCATTATCTGAATTAAATTAGTGCTTGGCTGTTTGCCGCGGCGTAGCAGTGCACACCACACTGACTACGCCGTTTTTTATCCGTTGACTGCCGACTCTCCTGGGAGCGGTTCATCGCGGGCCGACGGTGCATCCTTTTTATCACCAAACAGTTTCAGCAACAAAATGGGCAATAGCACCAGATCCACCAGTACAGCGCAAATAATGGTTATGATGGTGATCAGCCCCAGATCCTGATTGGGAATAAAATCCGAAAACAGCAGTGCGGTGAAGGCGATGGACATCATGGCGGTGGTGAGCAGCATGGCAACGCCGACCGTATCCATGGCGTATTCCACGGCTTCATAGTTGTTGAGATGCAGTTGTTCGCGGGCGTATTTATACTTGGCCAGAAAGTGAATGGTGTCATCCACTACGATGCCCAGCGTAATGGTGATGCCAACGGACATACCAAAACCGATTTTGCCGCTGATCAGAGCCCATACACCAAATGCCATGGCCGCCGGGAACAAGTTGGGGATCATGCTGATCAACCCCAGGGACCAGGAGCGAAACATGGCGATCAGCAGCAGTGAGATGAAGATCAACGCCACCACAAACCCTTTCGACAGGTTGTTCACGTTGGTGTATTGCATGTGGGCAAAAGCCAGGTTGGCGCTGCCGATGATAGCGTGCTTTGTATCAAAGGCGTGCTGATCCAGCCAGCTTTGAATATGCCCCTCAAGATCGATGAGCTCCTTATCCGACAGTTGATCGTACACTGCGATCACACGGGTTTCCGAGCGATCAAAATTGATCAGGTTGTTCAGATCCTGGCCGAACGGCAGTGACATTTCGTACATCAGCAGATACTGGGAGGCAAGCTCCCTCGATTCAGGGATGCGATACCAGTCCGGGTCGTCTTGGTGCAGATTTTTGTTCAGAGTTTTCATTACCTCCAATAGAGAGGTGGTGAAACGCAGTTGTGGGTTTTGCTGTAGCCGCTGCTCCAGATCGTCCAGCAGGTTCAGGTATTGGGGATCGTAAATGCCGCCGTTTTCGGTGGCGGGAATACTGATGTTCACCACCACGGAGCCGCTGATGCGTTCGATCATGAAATCCATGTCGCGGCGTACTTCCAGTTTCTTATCAAAAAATTCAACGAAGTTGTCATCCAGGCGGTTCAGGGGAATCAACGATGCCAGGGTGATCATCACCAGTACAAAGCCTACGATGATTTTGTTGCCGTGGGGTTGATAGTAGTGAATCAGGCGGCCCATGGAGGGCAGCTTGGTGACGCCACGGGCTTTGCTGGGCAGGTAATACACCAGCGCCGGCAAGAAGGTGAGTGAGGCCAGCATGGCGTAGAGTATGCCGACGCCAGCGGCAGTGCCCATGTGGGCAAACGGTGGCGATTCGCTGAAGTTGAGGGCAAAAAAGCTAACGGCGGTGGTGAGGCTGGTGAACACAATAGGGGAAAAGTTTACCTCGATGCTTTTTTCCAGGGCGGTTTTCTTGTCCAGCCCTTTGTTCAGCCCCTGGGCGTAATTCACCATTAGATGAATGCAGTCCGCCATGGCAATGATAACGATGATGGCCGGTGTGTTGACTAAAATGGGTGACACTTTGACACCGCTCCAAAGCACCGCACCCATACCAGCAAAGATGGCCAGCACAGAGGTGGCAATGCAGGCCAGGTTGCCGATCAGATCCCTTAAGGTGAAGCTGAGGAAAGCAAACACCAGAATCAATGCAAACGGAAAAATGGTGCGGCCATCCTGCTGCACGATGGCGGGCAGGGAGGTTTCCACCGCTACACCGCCTACCACGCGGAAATCAATGTCCGGATATTGTTGGTCGATTGTTGCAACATAGTCACGCACGTATTCCACTACTTTTACCGCGGCCTGTCCGCTGTCCTGTTCGGGAAAGTTCAGGATGACTGAGACCAGCGACAGATCGCCGTCCCGAGTGATCAAATAGTCCTTTACCCCGGTTTTCTGCGTGGCGTAGCGTTTGCGTGCCAGCAGTTCCTGGGGGGAAAGCGCGTTCACGTCTTCCACCAGAAATTCCACCATCAGCTCGTCGCCGTCTACGCGGGTGTAGAGATGATTACTCAGGGATTCCACCCGTTGGGAATAGGGGATAGACCAGCCGAATTCGGTCAGTTGTTGGATGGCGCGCAGGGCGTTGGGGCTGAAGATATTCTTGTTGCGAGGTTCCACCAGCACCATGACATTCTTGTCGCTGGTGTAATCCTGCTCGATTTTGATCAGGTTGTTGAGGTTCTGGTCCGTTGGTTTGAAGAAGTCCCGCTGATTGGCCGAGAACTGGGCGTCTTTGCCGCCCATGCCCAGCAGCAGCGCCCCCAGAACCACCAGCATAATGCTGGCGATGCGGTGATTCATCACCCACTTTGCCCACTGTCTTGCTAACACGTTGACTGCCCTCTGTGTCTACTTCTTATAAAGCGTCTAGGTATATAGAGTGTTTTGGATGAGACATGATAATGGCGCTGTCTTGTGGAAGACAGCGCAAGAAGAGACAGAAAAATGTGATTTTGTGCCAGTGTGGGGCTGGCGCAGGGTTATCTGCGCACGGGCCCCAAGGGGGAGTTGCTGAATCCTTGCTCATCAAACGAGTCCGGATCCGGAGTGCCGTTCGATGTGAGGCTGTTCTGGGTATTTGGTGCAACAGCGTGCAGGGCGCGGGCAACCGAGCTGCTGGTAGCCGCAGGTGGCACCACCTCAACAAAGTCGGCGGCGTTGGTGGCCACGATGTTGATGAAGGTACTGAGGTCGGTAGAGGTGCTGAACAGGCGGCCATTGCGGTCGCTGGCCAGCAGCAAACCATCCTCCCGTAGGTTCAGGTCGTACAACGAGCCTCCTACGTTCAGGCTGGTATCAATGGTTCCATCTACATTATGGCGCTGAATCAGGCCTCCCCAGGTGGCGCTGTAAAGGGTGCCGTTGGCGTCCACTGCGATGGCTCTTGCCTGGTTGATGCCCGTACTGTTCATCAGCGACAGGGACTCCAGGTCAAAGGCATGAACGGTTGTACCCCGATCATCCAGAGCATACAGCACCCCATCCAGACCCAGGGTCAGATCGATGTAGTCGTCTTCGGCAAAGTAGGTGACTTGTCCGGTGATGGCATCAAAGCGAATCAGACCGCCCCGGTTGTAGCGGGCGTTCCTCATGTTGCCCACGTAGACATAATCACCGCTGCTGGCGATGCCACCGTAAGTGCCATTGTTGATGAGGGACCAGTCCTCTGCCTGCAGGTGCGTCCAGCGGTGGGTGGCCGGGTTATAGAGGCTGAGCTGGGGCGAGAAGGTGCCGTTGAATACAGCGATGCGGCCGTCATCCAGCAAGGTGAGATCCCGGGGGTAGTCGCAGCAGCCACCAGCCGGGGGCACGGCCACTTCCCGCATTACTTGGCCGTCTGCTGAATACAGGCGCAGAGATTCGTCGTAGATGGTCAGGAACGCGCCGCTTTGAGCGGACCAGCCGGTGCGGCGGGAGACCTGCACGTTGTCCAGATAGACTGTGCAATTCGAATCAGCGTGGAAGCGGATGCGATTGAAGCCACGGGCCACTGGGAAGGTGAAGGTGGACCAGCCGGGGGCTAAGAGGGTGAAGCTGAAGGTTTCCTGGCCAGTGTCTATCTGTAGCAAACTGTTGAACGAGATGCAGTTGCTGGCGGCCTGGATCTGGACATTGTTGCCTGCGAAGAAGCCGCTCCAGATGATGCTGCCGTCGCTGTCAGGTGCCTGGCGTAGGGCTTGGTTGCCGTCACTGGCGAGGCTGGTGCTGAGACTCCAGTCCGGGCTGCCGTCGGTTTCCCAGCCGGTGGGCAGCTGTGGGTCTTCGAACGAAAACGAACCAAATTCAAGGTACGGCGGAGTGGAGGTGGGATCATTGGGATCGGTGTCCGCCAGTGATTCTTCATGGTTGCTGCTGGTGTCGCCATCCGGGTCGAGGTTGGCGTCGGTGGGATCGTTGGGCAGCAATTGGTGACGGGCTTCCCAGCCATCACTCATCTTATCGCCGTCGGTGTCCGGCAGGTCTGCCTGGGTGCCGTGGACGCTGACTTCGTCGTAATCGCTCAATTCATCGCCGTCGCTATCCGCCAGCAGGGGGTTGCTGTAATGGGCATATTCCTGGCTGTTGGTGAGCAGGTCGCCGTCGGTGTCAGTGTTGGCGTCATCGGTGAAATAAGGATCCAGACCATAGCGACGTTCCCACCAGGTGGGCAGGCCATCGCCATCGTAATCGGGTTGGGTGTTGATGGCGGATAAGCGGCCTTCGTCCGATAGAATGTACAGAACATGGTCACTTCCCAGCAGCAAATGGCCGCCGGAGTTGAATTGCCAGTGTTCTGCACCGCTGGCTCGATCCAGTGCATGGGTTGTGGTGGCGGTGGAAATCAGGATCAGGTTGCGGGTGACGATGATG containing:
- a CDS encoding peptidoglycan-binding protein encodes the protein MPFRFSVDSQLYDLVNPSQGGEVVHQWKLPLRQRHDIERFIGKLLEQNEAQLPELKRYLSLAGNQQPKDLLLEQLEKGQLLIQKGTTASGGGAAKAPTGTSAYRAERAHSQLFSNPVMRQMMGVDEGSSVLSSMLAQSPGIDTPATGGGAVTDRNTTSTDDATHHKICIEIAGRARCHKQRLEINALNGGSQTGERQQTQSVRLDHHAKHRSLVEFKRLPNAPRDLTLIIATSGPASPIRLPLVSGQPTSDEQTSKAEWDTVIIPVRPLGYINKARKREQTDLLKPGYVYVFWNSKLWRELEVGQNQTLRDINVDFFRRNWNGDLGQANKREADGHWLSEVWVPYKLNGADQSANLHMLYSEKQLDFPYIESLENDSAKLQAKGTSLAAIAQYSNQQSFANSEGDVGDIETALLDQRIDPASGYEVISEQGRHLRRARQHNIPTAYLTPIGEKFVLQVQDSQGSPFANKPFTLTHASGTLTGVTDEHGVLEVIVESPISEAEIELGLNDDGSPSHRLAFKTEGDTLPEVSTVKGQQLRLNNLGYNAGVVDGLMGRKTRTAAKGFQKDQHLDVDGIIGPQTQAKLKKVYGQ
- a CDS encoding AraC family transcriptional regulator, whose protein sequence is MESAVTGTVRVGYVRALLDYLEDHDLATASVFSPELQQRLDDDCLSERIPVPLWSDLLAKAIAVTDDEHLPLKLAQSIIPKHWGVFAYAAMTCKNLAEVAAILIRYERLIDDANDAKLLADGDQIALQWIPRIPDLHPALMQISVASWVVFAQRHTGRSDLIADVEFSCPPPRDITQYQHLFGGRVRFDQPITQLRFPKDYLQLPITYHDPESHQLLVSQVIQQIQDLKRPDEYQQTVRGIIVQQLSHGRCTLDSVANGLNTPTRSLQHQLEQSGTSFRQLLDNTRAELARHYLDDPDMALVDVAFLLGFSEQSPFTKAFKRWTGETPGEYRKRHTG
- a CDS encoding CocE/NonD family hydrolase, which encodes MLKGRMAIVVLGALLLSACGSDSEDSPLNSQASLERDVSLQQETEQFEAVADAEFNTALYHRAADYPRVYIAPMSYIPISSGQQLGMRLTLPADEQGEPLPGPFPVILVQSGYNIGLMSIAAAPGGVLLGIPDSYLVRRGYAMVSVDVIGGGISQGGWELFGAKEQVGYGDTVDWVKAQPWSNGNIGVAGASYMGITSLFTAQQRPDDIKAVFASVPLGDAKRGIVGTGGLLNGVFMGEWMTLTHLTSTQNVPLMLMQPALMPQVMAATQEHIDHMDDYYLPLIEKAITGDPELAYDSPFWRVRSPLENMDRIKAPTIITGALNDLFQRDAPLLYESLKDRVDARLMLFDGDHLSNFAQAIPGTDKSSPVLHVMLQWFDKHLKGLDSGTESIPPVTQYVKHYKQGNWQGFITAQDWPHPAAEPQRWYLHGDGAMSQQMPFMEEQTRTMEAAPFADYEYGKSDDGGFLKLHITPNDGSECSLSYVQWTLGVAGLTAIKPCFWDHRKLEANALNYETAVMAEDYVIAGPIQADLWVSSTAHDAVVSVRVEEVLPGGRVVPITNGLLLASMRAVDESRSRYVLGEMVQPYHFLTQESEQLLTPGDVVKMQVEVFPTSAMIRAGSRLRVSISPSNQAQGVLNLVQRENVVGGVTSLHHGPQYPSSLAVLSVPLSELN
- a CDS encoding efflux RND transporter permease subunit, with amino-acid sequence MNHRIASIMLVVLGALLLGMGGKDAQFSANQRDFFKPTDQNLNNLIKIEQDYTSDKNVMVLVEPRNKNIFSPNALRAIQQLTEFGWSIPYSQRVESLSNHLYTRVDGDELMVEFLVEDVNALSPQELLARKRYATQKTGVKDYLITRDGDLSLVSVILNFPEQDSGQAAVKVVEYVRDYVATIDQQYPDIDFRVVGGVAVETSLPAIVQQDGRTIFPFALILVFAFLSFTLRDLIGNLACIATSVLAIFAGMGAVLWSGVKVSPILVNTPAIIVIIAMADCIHLMVNYAQGLNKGLDKKTALEKSIEVNFSPIVFTSLTTAVSFFALNFSESPPFAHMGTAAGVGILYAMLASLTFLPALVYYLPSKARGVTKLPSMGRLIHYYQPHGNKIIVGFVLVMITLASLIPLNRLDDNFVEFFDKKLEVRRDMDFMIERISGSVVVNISIPATENGGIYDPQYLNLLDDLEQRLQQNPQLRFTTSLLEVMKTLNKNLHQDDPDWYRIPESRELASQYLLMYEMSLPFGQDLNNLINFDRSETRVIAVYDQLSDKELIDLEGHIQSWLDQHAFDTKHAIIGSANLAFAHMQYTNVNNLSKGFVVALIFISLLLIAMFRSWSLGLISMIPNLFPAAMAFGVWALISGKIGFGMSVGITITLGIVVDDTIHFLAKYKYAREQLHLNNYEAVEYAMDTVGVAMLLTTAMMSIAFTALLFSDFIPNQDLGLITIITIICAVLVDLVLLPILLLKLFGDKKDAPSARDEPLPGESAVNG
- a CDS encoding outer membrane protein assembly factor BamB family protein, encoding MKTQTHALISKGMLVAVAFGLAACKPTTTDINQVVPAGSSQAISLNAKDLDSSSFTYQVSQPEHGTLSGTAPNLMYTPTAGYSGWDRFTYTASHGDAVSRETQVSLFVEESAAPDWITLQGNASHDGYVPITLNADDFSLLWQTDLGSTSYQPPVSNGQHLFIVADQTLQALRTRNGSKAWQHRFSSAVTSVNPPAYAANSVLLQVGQECSSCTNKPFLYSFNASTGAQQFASMFSAQWEDYLAPTPFDDTVYVNAGAFGGLQAFDLSSGTSLWFTELPQFDSWTPAVNADWVTGYMDGALHLLDRHSGSVLGSITDPDYSWHGYDVEYAPVLTSQGNAIVAEQGRLLNFNLNQMTLDWQLSEEFSAQPAYADGTVYAINNGSSVQAIAATDQRILWQWDAPTNATGAIIVTRNLILISTATTTHALDRASGAEHWQFNSGGHLLLGSDHVLYILSDEGRLSAINTQPDYDGDGLPTWWERRYGLDPYFTDDANTDTDGDLLTNSQEYAHYSNPLLADSDGDELSDYDEVSVHGTQADLPDTDGDKMSDGWEARHQLLPNDPTDANLDPDGDTSSNHEESLADTDPNDPTSTPPYLEFGSFSFEDPQLPTGWETDGSPDWSLSTSLASDGNQALRQAPDSDGSIIWSGFFAGNNVQIQAASNCISFNSLLQIDTGQETFSFTLLAPGWSTFTFPVARGFNRIRFHADSNCTVYLDNVQVSRRTGWSAQSGAFLTIYDESLRLYSADGQVMREVAVPPAGGCCDYPRDLTLLDDGRIAVFNGTFSPQLSLYNPATHRWTHLQAEDWSLINNGTYGGIASSGDYVYVGNMRNARYNRGGLIRFDAITGQVTYFAEDDYIDLTLGLDGVLYALDDRGTTVHAFDLESLSLMNSTGINQARAIAVDANGTLYSATWGGLIQRHNVDGTIDTSLNVGGSLYDLNLREDGLLLASDRNGRLFSTSTDLSTFINIVATNAADFVEVVPPAATSSSVARALHAVAPNTQNSLTSNGTPDPDSFDEQGFSNSPLGPVRR